The segment CACGCTAACGGGAGGTCTCTCCAAAGGTCTTTAATTATTTTTCGATGAATTTCAGAATCAGGAAAAGAAACTCGCGCCCAAGCACGCTGAATGATTTTTCCGTTATAAAAATAAATATTCTTTAAAACGGAAAAAGCTGGAGTTCATTTTTTTGGGTGAGTGTTTATTGGGCGGTTTTGTTGGGATTTTGTGAGGGGGATTAACGTTTTTGTAGGTCTTGCGGTGCATTCAAAGGGTGTGGGTTATGGGAGGGATAAGCAGGACCCTGTTAGTGCGGTGGGCTTAAAAATATTACCTATACGTTTGTAAATTATCTGGATTCCAATTTGGTACCAGCGAGGATATCTGTGTCCTCGGGTCTGATTCGAGTGCGTGAGTGCGAGAGTCATTGGGTTTCAAAAAAAGGGAACAATTTATTCGGGGGAATAACTATGAATTCGGTTCTAGTTTTTGCGGGGAGATCAGCGGTCGATAACGAATCGCTGAGATGGCAGATTTTGCGGGTGCCTGAGGTGACACAAGTTCTCAGAGAAGCACAAAAGGTGCTTGATGTTTGTGCGGGTGAGTCAAAAGACATAGTGAGTTTTTTACAGTCGGAAAACAAGGCCTACTTGTCGGGTGGATTGTGGAGAGAGCTGGCTTCTCAACTGATTCAAATCGGCCTCTACAGAAGATACAAAAAATTCTATTCAAATACACGCTTCCTCATCGGCGAAGCGGGAGCGGTTTCAGCCCTCAAGGTCTGCGTTCAGCAAGCGTCGATCACAGATTTGGTGGTGGCGTTCACGGAACAAATGTCCGAGCGCGTGGAGAACGAAAAGTGCACCGAGTTTTTAGTGGGCCATGCTTTGGAAACGTCGAGAGTCTTCGAGGCCAAAGGCGACGCATACGAAATGATCTCCGAAGGAAAAGACACCTTGGGTCTAATTGATTTTGTCGCCAAAGACTTTTTGATTGATCAAGTGATCACCTTTGGAACCATCGGTGGGATTGAGGCCGTACTGTCGATTCACGATCTCGGCATGATGGAATCTGTGGTGATGGATCCCCTCTTAGGGTGGTTGGTTCCGTACCTTAAAGCCGCTTAAGAATTTTTTAGGGCTTGAAGTCCCTCGACGATATGTTCGAGGGCGAGAGCTAATTTTTTTTGTGTCTGTGCAAACAGCGTATCGATCTTCTGTTTGGAAACTTCATTCATATAAGCGGCGCGGTTGAGCTCCACCTGAACCGTGTGATGCTTGAGCTCCGGGCGACCGTACATCTGCGTAATACCGCCTCCAAAGTAAGGCCAATTGTAGGCCACACTGAATCCCACCTTCTGGTAGCTGTCTTGAATCAAATCAACGAAATCTTTTCGACTGCTTTTTCCATGAAAATCACTCACGACAATATCGGCGCGCTTTTGCCCGGGATCGGTGTGCATGGCCGTCCCTTGAGAAGGCATGCTGTGCAGGTCGATATGAAAGATTTCGTCCTTTTTAAAACTTTTCCCCAGTTGAGCGACATTTTGATGAAAAGGAGTGTAATGCTCGCGAACGAGCTCATTATGCAGCTCCATCGGCATGGGCTGCGGAATGAGTTTTTCTCCAAAAGTTGTGATCGACCAATGTAACCCTTTGGGGTGGGATCCCACGGGAAATTGGGCTCCGATCACCGCATCGGCATCGAACTCCTCCGGTTTGCGATTGAGATCGATCACGTAACGATGACAATGGGCTATAATGTGAGGAATTTTAAGATCGTCGATCGCAGGCTTGTACAATTGGTCGACGTAGCGGTCCACATCGCGCATCAGTACCACTTCGGGTAAATTGAGCAGCCAAGGAGTGCTTGGTGGCACGAATTCACCCGAGTGGGGAATAGTAACGAAAAAAGCTTTTTTGGAGTCTTGAGAACCCATTTAGCCCATGTTAATCTGTCGGAGCTTTTGAAGCAAGACGCACAGAACTTAGGAGCAGCAGTGACCACCTCAAAAATTTACACTCGAAGTGGCGATAAAGGCACGACTAGCCTAGTGACCGGCGATCGCGTCAGTAAATCAGATCTCCGTCTGGAGGTTTACGGCACCGTGGACGAGTTAAACTCCTGTGTTGGGGTTCTCATCGCATTCTTAGAAACTTCGCAAATTCCTGCGGACGCCTTCGCGGCGATGAAGAGCGCGCTCACCCGTGTCCAAAATCAGTTGTTTAACGTCGGCAGTCAGTTGGCGTGCAATGACAAAAAAATTGCGGAGAAATTACCGCAGATCGAATCCGCGCACATCCAGGCTCTCGAAAATGAGATGGATCGGATGTCGAATCACCTGACGGAGCTTAAAAATTTTATTCTTCCCGGAGGATCCCATCCCGGAGCTTATGCGCACATCGCACGCACCGTTTGTCGTCGTGCCGAAAGAATGTGCTGCAAACTGGCCGAAGAGCAAGAGATTCCGGCTCTCATTATTCCTTACCTCAATCGTCTGAATGATTACTTTTTTGTGTTGGCTCGTTACATTAATGCGGAACTTAAAGTCAAAGACGTGGTTTGGGAAAAATAAATGTTTGATTTTGTAGAGGCCGAGGAGAAACATTCCCCTCTGTTGCAAAAATTCTATCAAGAGCAGACCGTGGTTGGTCACGTGAACTTTGCGGTTCAGAGAACGCATAGTTTTTTCGATCACTACCGATTGCTTTCCGATGACTTCTCGACGGTCATGCTTCTGGATCAAGAGAGGAATATTGTTGCGGCCGCCACAATGACATTTGTTCGTGCTTACGTGGATCGTCAGGAGCAACTTGTCGCTTACATCAGCGATCTTCGAGTGGCCTCGCAGAGATTGGCCATTCAGCAGTGGGCCAATTATTTTGTCCCACACTTCTATAAAAAGATCGAAGAGAAAAAATCGAAATACGTGTTTACCGTCATCGAGCAGTACGAGAGTCAAGCCTACAACGCGCTTCTTAGGCCCCAAAAGCTAAAGCGCTCCTTGCCGCACTACTTTCTCCTTCGAAAGATGTATCAAGTGTTCTATTTGGGCATGTTGCCGTGGGCGGCTCGTCCCAGCACGACCATTCGTGTGACGCACGCATGGAGCAGCGATATCGAAGAGATCTGCGAATATCTGACTCAGAAAAAAGTGGGGAGTCCAATGTTTTCGCATCTGACTCCCGACGGACTGGCGCGCAAATTCGAAACTTGGCCTCAGTTTTTTATCAATAACTTTTTAGTCGCGCGGAACATGAAGAATCAGATCGTGGGTTGTATGGCTCCGTGGAACAATCGCGATGTTCAACAGCTGATCGTCAAAGACTACCACGACGAGGGACTTCTTCTTTATCAAACCACTCAGCTGGTTTCTCCACTTCGATTTATGCACGCCATGCCTGGAGTCGATAAGCCTGCAAGTCTTAAGTACATCACTCACTGTGCGGTGGATAATGCGGAAGTCTTTTATTCACTGATGTACAATGCCTACAACGAAACTCGTCGGGGTGAGATCCTTGTGCACACCAGTTTTTATGGGGACTATTTCACTCGCGCTCCCGAGAATTTCTTTTCGACGAAGGTGCCCTATGGTTTTTACACCGTTCTTCCGCCCGAGCAGGACCTTCCGAAGTTTTTACAGCCGAATCAGTTTACCCCTCCGCCGGACTTTAACTTCGTTCATCTTTAAAAAAGACACAGAAGACCTCATTTATCGAACCGAAAGGCTCACAGCCTCGAAGGTTTGCGTTGCAGTGCGAATCCCATCTGTTTTGGCTGACAATTTGGCGGTCTGCGTTTAATTTAACTACGTGTCATACCAAAGTTGGATTCGCCCCTTAGCATCTCTCAAGCTCGCGGTTGTGGTTATCCTCGCGATCGGAACTCTTATTGCTTGGGGAACGATTGTCGAAGCCAAATATAACGATTCGAAAATGGCTTTGGATTTGGTGTACCACACGTGGTTCTCTTACACGATCTTTGGAGTTTTCGCCGTCAATCTGATTGCGGTGATCATCAGCCGTTATCCTTGGAAAGCTCATCACATTGGTTTTATCAGTGCTCACATTGGAATTCTGTGTCTGCTCGCGGGTTCGCTCCTCACACGCTATTACGGAGTGGATGGCAGTATGTCGATCGGAGTGGGAGAAAAGCAAAACACGATCACGGTTTCTGAAATGGAACTCTTATCTTACGCCAGTGTGGGCGGAGATCGTTTTACACAACTTTCTCGGGATGAGGTGAATTT is part of the Bdellovibrionales bacterium genome and harbors:
- a CDS encoding N-formylglutamate amidohydrolase gives rise to the protein MGSQDSKKAFFVTIPHSGEFVPPSTPWLLNLPEVVLMRDVDRYVDQLYKPAIDDLKIPHIIAHCHRYVIDLNRKPEEFDADAVIGAQFPVGSHPKGLHWSITTFGEKLIPQPMPMELHNELVREHYTPFHQNVAQLGKSFKKDEIFHIDLHSMPSQGTAMHTDPGQKRADIVVSDFHGKSSRKDFVDLIQDSYQKVGFSVAYNWPYFGGGITQMYGRPELKHHTVQVELNRAAYMNEVSKQKIDTLFAQTQKKLALALEHIVEGLQALKNS
- a CDS encoding cob(I)yrinic acid a,c-diamide adenosyltransferase — translated: MTTSKIYTRSGDKGTTSLVTGDRVSKSDLRLEVYGTVDELNSCVGVLIAFLETSQIPADAFAAMKSALTRVQNQLFNVGSQLACNDKKIAEKLPQIESAHIQALENEMDRMSNHLTELKNFILPGGSHPGAYAHIARTVCRRAERMCCKLAEEQEIPALIIPYLNRLNDYFFVLARYINAELKVKDVVWEK